The genomic segment GGCCCTCGGCCAACCCTGGGCCTGGACCCCGGTCTGCGTACTGGCGTTAAAGTCGCGGTGATCGACGGCACTGGCCAGGTGGTGGACCACGGGGCCATCTTCCCCCATGCGCCCCAGAACAAATGGGAGCCATCCATTGCCCAACTGGCGGCCTGGTGCCAGAAATACCAGATTGAGCTGGTCGCCATCGGCAACGGCACCGCGTCCCGGGAAACCGAGAAGCTGGTGGGCGACCTGTGCAAACGCTATCCGGAACTGAAGCTGGCCCGTATTGTGGTGAACGAATCCGGTGCGTCCATCTACTCCGCCTCGGAATTTGCCTCAAAAGAGCTGCCGGATCTGGATGTTACCATCCGTGGTGCGGTGTCCATCGCCCGCCGCCTGCAGGACCCACTGGCGGAACTGGTAAAGATCGAACCCAAGTCCATCGGGGTAGGCCAGTACCAGCATGACGTTTCCCAGGTGCAGCTGTCCCGTAGCCTGGATGCGGTGGTGGAAGACTGTGTAAACGGCGTTGGGGTCGACCTGAATACGGCCTCCGTGCCTCTGCTTACCCGGGTCTCCGGCCTGAATCCGAGCATTGCCCAGAATATCGTCGATTTTCGCAACCAGAACGGCAAGTTTGTCAGTCGCAAGCAGCTATTGAAGGTCTCCCGCCTGGGTGAGCGCACCTTTGAGCAGGCGGCCGGCTTCCTGCGTATTGCTGGCGGCGACAACCCGCTGGACCGTTCCTCGGTGCACCCGGAAGCCTACGGTGTGGTTGAGGCCATCGCGAAGGGTAATGGTCGCAAGGTGGAAGACATCATTGGCGACTCGGCGTTTCTGCGCAGCCTGAACCCTCAGGACTACGTTACCGAACAGTTTGGCCTGCCAACCATCAAAGACATCATCTCCGAACTGGAAAAGCCGGGCCGCGACCCGCGCCCCGAGTTCCGCTTTGCCAACTTCGAGGAAGGGGTGGAAACCCTGAATGACCTGAAACCAGGCATGGTACTGGAAGGTTCGGTAACCAACGTCACCAATTTCGGCGCCTTTGTTGATATCGGCGTGCATCAGGACGGCCTGGTGCACATCTCCGCCCTGTCTCATACTTTCGTTAAAGATCCGCGCGAAGTGGTCAAGGCCGGTGATATTGTTAAGGTCAAAGTGATGGAAGTGGACATTCCCCGTAAACGCATCGGGCTGTCTATGCGTATGGATGACCAGCCCGGTGCCGAGACCCAGGCCAAGCCAGCCCGGGGCGCCGACCGCAACGCAGGTCGCTCCGGTGGTCGCAAACCCCAGGGTGGCCAGGGCCAGGCGCAGGGCGCCATGGCGGGTGCGTTGGCGCAGGCGCTGGCCTCTGCCCGCAAGAACGGTCGTTAAATCACCTTATCGATTCAACGCGATTGCTCCTCACGAGGGGGCAATCGCGCCAACAGGAGCTCACCATGGCTGAATCCCGCCACTCCCTGTTTCACCAGTTTGCGGCCAGCGATTGGGACGGTTTCCTCAAAGGGGTCGAAAAAGAAGGCCTTCGCGTGGATGCCAATGGTTTCATTGCCCAGACACCGCACCCGGAGGCGCTGGGCTCGGCCCTGACCCATCCACGGATTACCACCGATTATTCCGAAGCCCTGCTGGAGCTGATCACCCCGGTTTTCAGCTCCACTGAGGCCATGCTGGCATCGCTGCGAGACACCCACCGGTTTGTCCAGCAGAATCTCGGTGACGAAGTGTTCTGGTCGGCCAGTATGCCCTGTGAGATTGATGGCGATCAGAGCATTCCCATCGCTGAGTATGGCCGCTCCAACATTGGCCAGCTCAAGCATGTCTATCGGCAGGGGTTGGCTGTGCGTTACGGTCGCATCATGCAGAGTATTGCCGGGGCCCACTACAACCTGTCGTTACCCGACAGTTTCTGGCGTAAGTGGCAGCAACTGACCGGCAATCAGGATGCCCTGAAGGATTTCAAATCCGACCAGTATTTCTGGTTGATCCGCAATTTCCGCCGCCGAAGCTGGCTGTTAATGCTGTTGTTCGGTGCATCACCAGCCCTGGACGCCAGTTTCGTTGCCGGCGTGAAGCATGACCTAAGCCGGTTTGACGAGCGAACCTGGTATGGCAAACACGCTACGTCGCTGAGGATGGGTGATCTGGGTTACCACAACAATGCCCAGGCCTCCCTCAACATCTGTTTCAACGAGCTGGACACTTACACCCGTACCCTGGACCAGGCTATCCATACCAATTGGCCTGCCTATGAAGCCATTGGCACCCGTCGTAACGACGAGTTTATCCAGATCAACACCAGTGTGTTGCAGATTGAGAACGAGTATTACAGCGCCGTTCGTCCCAAACGCACCACCGAGCGCGCTGAGAAGCCTATCCAGGCGCTGGATGCCCGTGGAGTTGAATACATAGAGGTACGTTGTCTGGATCTGGACCCATTCTCGCCGGTAGGGGTCAACCGGGCGCAGATCGATTTTCTGGATCTGTTCCTGCTTGACTGCCTGCTGACCGACTCTCCCCGAATCGGAGATGACGAATGTCAGCGGCTGGATGACAACTATAAAGATGTGGTGGCATCAGGCCGCTGGCAGGAGCTGGGGGTGTGCCAGGGTGGCCAGCGGGTGCCGGTGGGTGATGCTGCCCGTGAGTTGCTGGATCGCTTGCAGCCGCTGGCGGATTTGCTGGACAGCTGGGGTAAGGACGAGACCTACCGTTCAGCCCTGGCTGCTCAGCGTGAAAAGTTGCAGGGGCAGGAATGGTCTGTGCCATCAGCCCGCGTACTGGCGTCGATGGAAGCCTCCGGGCTTGGTCACCGGGACTGGGTGCTGGCGTTGTCCCAGCAGCACCAGGAAACCCTCAGAAGCGAACCACTGGCTCCGGACGTGCTGGCGGATTACCAACGCATGTCGCGGGAATCCCTGGCCGAACAGGATGCCCAGGAACAGTCGGATAAACTTCCGTTTGCCACCTTCCTGGAAGAGTATCTTCGCTCGTGAGCCGTGGTTGAGTCACAACCCGAAAGGGACGTGACGCACAGAAACCACCGAAGGGTTTGCCGGCTTCGTTACCTGCTGTTACTTTTGTTTACAACAGGTAAGGAGACGGCGCCATGGCAAGAGATATCAAGCTCGGATGGGATGTGGAAGCCCTCAACAAGGCGTATCGCCAGGGGTACATGGCGGGCTCCATGGGCATGGATAAAAACCGATGCCCGTATCGGGGTGAGGTGATCATCGCCGCCTGGGAAGCGGGTTGGGATGATGCCGGCCAAGTGGCTGCTGAGCAACCCTCCAGCGACGACCTGTTCTCCCGAATCGCCTGACCTACCGTTGCACCACAAATTCCGTAAACAGCACGCCGGTGATGCGCTCACCGGTTTTCTGTTCTTCCAGGGCGGCATTGATCCGCTGTGTGGCTTCCCCTCTTAACGCTTGCTGGCCCTGCTGAGTAGTGAGCTGGTCAACGTCCGTCTGCTCACCGAACAACATTACCAGTTCGTGCCGCAATCGCGGCATATGGGCCTGTACTGCGGCTCTTGTTGTCTCCTGCGAGGCACGAAGGGTTACCGATGCCTTCAGGTAAATGACCTTGTTGCCGGGTTCGCCCACATGGGTCACAAATGCCGGCTCCATGGCGATGTAGTCGGTTACCCCCCGTTCCTCCGGCTCCTCCTCCGCCATGGCCGGCCAGGCGATCAGGGAAGCGATAGCGAGTAACAGCGTTAGGGCGTATTTTCGGTGAAAGGTCATAGGCGCAATGTTCTTCATGGGTTAGGATTGGCAGCATCAGCTTACATGATGATTCCGGGGTGTTGATTTGACAAGCAGATGGGTGTTCGGCGTCGTTTTTCTTTTGTGCGCAGCTCTGTTGGCCGTGGCCTTTTACATGGAGCACGTCATGGGCCTGGAGCCTTGTCCGTTGTGCTGGTTGCAGCGTTTTGGCTTCATGGGCGCCGGGCTGGTAGCCCTGATTGCGTTTCTCCATGGCCCCACCGGTTTTGGTAACCGGGTGTATGGCTTTTTTCTGGTGCTGACCGCCGGTACCGGACTGGGCATTGCTGGCCGGCAGCTGTGGCTGCAAAGCCTGCCGGAGGATCAGGTGCCCGCCTGTGGCCCGTCCGTGGACTACATGCTTGAGGTGTTGCCCTGGTTTGAGGTGCTGCAGACGGCCCTGAAAGGTACCGGTGATTGCGCCGAGGTGGTCTGGCGCTTTCTCGGGTTGAGCATTCCTGGCTGGACAGCCTTGTTCTTCAGCTTGTTGGTGCTGGTTGGCCTGGTGATGATGTTCCGCCGATACCGGCCGAAAAACTGGTTGCAGGGCTGAAACGGTTGCGGGCCACCATGGCCTTGGGGTAACTTGATTCAGTCATGACGACAATCAAGTGAACGGCCATTTATCAGGCAGACTGACTGAGGGGAGACAGACGTCATGTTGGAGAACTGCAGAAACGCCAGGGAGCGTTGGGGCGGAGTCAGCGAGCTGATCGACCGTTGGCTGAAAGAGCGCCAGGAGCTGTTGGTGCGCTACTGCGATCTGTCGACCGAGACCGATTTTTCCCAGACCGAGATGCTGCGAGACAAGTTTGTCCGCCTCTGTGAGGTGCTGGTCGATTATGTGTCTGCCGGGCACTTCGAAGTCTACGAACAGTTGATCCAGGAAGCCCGTGAGTTCAACGATGGCGGCCTGGAGTTGGCGGCAAAGGTCTATCCCCGGATTGAGCAGACGACCGGTGTGGCTCTCAATTTCAATGATCGCGTTGATGGTCGACTGCTGACCGAAGGCGACGTCAGAGAGCTGTTCTCAGAGTTGTCCAAGCTGGGTGAAGTGCTGGAAAGCCGGTTCGAGATGGAAGACTTCCTGATCGAGCATCTGCATAACGCCCACGCTGGAAAAATGGCCTCAGCCTGATTCCGGGCAGCCAACAGAGTCTTCCAAAAAAACGGCCTGAATGTTCAGGCCGTTTTTTATTACCCGGAGTTATTCGTTTTCCGGGTTGACTGCCAGCAGTTCCACATCAAAAATCAGGGTTTCGTTGGGCCCGATGGCCTGATTGCCACCCGGGCCGTAGGCCAGATCGGCAGGAATGTAGAGCTTGTAGCGGGCGCCTTCGCTCATCAGTTGCAGGCCTTCGGTCCAGCCCGGAATTACCTGGTTCAGGCCAAAGGTAACCGGTTGGCCACGATCACGGGAGCTGTCGAACACATCGCCATTGATCAGCTCACCGGTGTAGTGTACCTGTACACGGTCTGAAGCTGTCGGGTTGTTGCCGTCGCCTTCCTCGATGACCTCATATTGCAGGCCGGACTCGGTGGTTTCCACACCATCCCGTTCAGCGTTCTGGGCCAGGAAGGCTTCGCCGGCTTCCAGGTTCTGGCTGGCCAGTTCGTTGTATTGCTGTTCCTGTTGGCTTTGAAGCTCCTCCTGGTAGGCCATCAGTGCTTCCTGAATTTGCTCCCGGGTCAGGCGCTTGGTCTCCTCGTCACCGGCGTGGCCGTGCTGGATGCCCTGCAGGAACTGATCCATTTGCAGGTCAGGCAGGTCGTTGCTCATGCGCTCACCAAGCATCAGGCCCATGCCGTAGCTGACTTTCTCCGGCGTCGTGTCCAGAGCGGGGTCCTTTGCGGAATCCTGGGCGGTAGAGCAGCCGGCAACCAGGCCGGTCATGGCGATAGCTAACAGGGTTTTCTTCATACTGGTATCCTTTGCGCGTGTAACAGGGCCTGACGGCCCACTTGGATTTGGCAAACAGGAAAGGTAACGGGTTCAGCGGCAGGATGCCACTGAAACTGTGGTAACAGTGTGATGCTGTTGGCGTCAGGTCCCGTTATCCCCGGGGGATGGGGCAAGGGAGAAGGGTGCCCGATAAGGCGAACGCCAGTCGTTGTCATTGTCGGCCCGGCGCTCGTTGCGCAGGTTCTTGCCTGGCCGCTCGATGGCCAGCGCATTCCAGGGGCCCTGGGCCGGTGGCTGGTCGGCATAATGCCAGTTACCTTCGGTATCCTGCCATTTGAAGACAATTTCCGGGCCCTCGGTGGGGATAGGGGCCGGCAGCAAACCTTCAAACGAGGGGATGGCTTCAGGCTTTTCCTCAGCCGCAGGCTCGGAGACCTTGTCCGGGTCCCCAAGGCCAAAGAAAATCAATAACAACAGCAGGCCAAGGGCCGGAAACGATAGCCGAATAAGCCATTTCATCATCATGGCTGTGGTTCTCCTGCCGCAGCAGCCAGGAGGCCTGCCAGCGTGTCCAGTGATATGGGGGCCCGGGTGTCTGCTTCCCGACGCGGTGCTGCAGCCAATAGGTTTTGCTGGATGGCGGCTTTGCGATTGTGCATGTTGCCAGTCTCCGGGTGCCTGGGTGTCAGTGTGTGCCAGGCCAGGGCAAGTTCGGTTTGCTCGGCCTGTAGTTCGGCCCGGGCCAGCGCTTCCCGGAGATCACGACAACCAATATGATGCCGGGGAATGGATTTTCTGGCCGAACGAATGCTGCCGGTTACACGGGCTCGCCACTCTGTTACCTTAGCGTCCTCAACGCCAGTGAACAGGTGCCCGTTCACCCCCAGCCAGCCGGCACAGAGAATTCGGGTGACGCTCCAGTCACAGGCCTGCAACGTCAGGCAGGCCTCGGCCAGCTCCGGATTTTGCCAGCAGGCCAGTGCATAACGCCACAGGGGATTATCCGGTTCCATTGTTGCGGGCAGATTCAATGATTCTGTCTGCGGAACGGTCATGGCAGGGCACTTCCCTGGCTGAAATCCATGGATAAAGACAGTCTATGTTAACGATAACCGATCTCAGTTTACAACGAGGCGGCGTCTGGTTGCTAGAAAACGTCAGCCTGACGGTGCAGCCCGGCCAGAGGGTGGCGATTGTTGGCGCCAATGGTGCCGGAAAATCCAGCCTGTTCCAGCTCTTACTGGGCCAGTTGGCACCTGAGCAGGGCAGTGTGTCGCTGCCGGGGGGCTGTCGCATCGCCCACATGGCGCAGGAAGTTGAGGCCAGTCAGCGATCTGCCAGAGACTTCGTGCTGGACGGCGACTTTGAATTGCGCCGCATGGAACGTGAGCTGGCGGATGCCGAAGCCCGGGATGACCATCACGCCATCGCCCGGTTACACGGGGAACTGGACGTGCACGAAGCCTGGTCGGCGCCCAGAAGAGCCGAGGCGTTGTTGCGGGGTTTGGGGTTTGTCGACAGCGATGTGGACCGGCCGGTGTCGGCGTTTTCCGGGGGCTGGCGTATTCGCCTGAATCTGGCTCAGGCCCTGATGCGGCCATCGGACCTGCTGTTGCTGGATGAGCCCACCAACCACCTGGACCTGGACGCCTGTCTGTGGCTTGAGAACTGGCTTCGTCGATACCCGGGCACCCTGCTGTTTATCTCCCATGACCGGGATTTCATGGATCGGGTGGCCACACACCTGGTGCATTTTGATAACAAAAAGCTGGAACTCTACACCGGCAACTACTCGGCGTTTGAAGTGCAGCGCAGCGAGCGCCTGGCCCAGCAACAATCCAATTACGAGCGCCAGCAAGCCCGTATTGCCGAGATTCAGCGATTCATTGACCGCTTCAAGGCCAAGGCTACCAAAGCCCGCCAGGCCCAGAGCCGGGTCAAGGCTCTGGAACGCATGGAACGAATCGCGCCAGCCCATGTGGATTCGCCCTTCAGCTTTGAATTTCCGATGGCAGACAAGGTGTCCAACCCGTTGTTGTCCATTCGCAACGGTGTGGCCGGCCATGGCCAGACGGCTATCCTGAATAATATCAACGTCACCTTGCTGCCCGGTTCACGCATTGGTTTGCTCGGCCCCAACGGTGCGGGCAAATCAACCTTTATGGATGCCCTGCGGGGCACCGGTACCCTGCTGTCGGGTGAGCGTACCTGTGGCGAGCACCTGGCCATCGGCTACTTTGCCCAGCACCAGCTGGAAGCCCTGGATCTGGATGCCAGCCCGTTCCTGCATTTGCAGCGGTTGTCGCCCCGTGCGTCCGAGCAATCGGTGCGGAACTTTCTGGGCGGCTTTGATTTCCATGGCGATGAGGCCCTGAGCCCAATTCGCTCGTTCTCCGGGGGTGAGAAAGCCCGGGTCGCCCTGGCGGTGATCGCCTGGCAGAAACCCAATCTGTTGCTGCTGGACGAGCCCACCAACCACCTGGACCTGGAAATGCGCCAGGCCCTGACCATGGCATTACAGAACTTTGATGGCGCTATTGTGGTGGTGTCCCACGATCGGCACCTGCTGCGCAATACGGTGGATGAGTTCTGGTTGGTGTCGGATGGCACGGTTCAGGAATACGATGGCGACCTGGAAGATTACGAACGCTGGTTGGCAGATCGCAGAAAGGATGAGGACGAGCCACCCAAACGCCAGGTGGCTGAGGATTCCGATGCTGAAAAGAAAGCCGGCAGTGCCCAGGCATTGACGGCCGACGAGCGCAAGGCCAGAAAACGCCAGGAGGCGGAACTTCGCCAGAAGCTGAGCCCGTGGCGGAAAAAACAGGTATCTCTGGAAGCTCGGATGGATCAGCTGCAGCAGCAATTGGCAGGCGTGGAAGCTTCTCTGGGCGACCCTGCGGTGTACGAAGACAGCGGGAAAGTACGCCTGAAGGCGCTGCTGGCGGAGCAGACCGAACTCAAGCGGGCCCTGGAGGAGACCGAGGCCGAATGGCTGGAGGTCAGCGAAACAGTGGAAAATCTGGAGGCCGAACTGGCCGGCTAGTGCCCCGTCTGGTTTACCGGGTGCCGATTTCCAGGGTGAAATCCTGTTTGGCCAGGTAATCCCGCTCGTTTTCCAGGTCTGCCAGGGTTAGCGGCCGATTGTCCAGCCAGCCCTCCGGAAATTCCACCACCAGTCTGTTCTCATGGCCATGGAGGACAAACTCGGGCGGCTCTTCCAGGTTCCGGGGGTGTTGAATCAATACGGCCATTCGCAACAGCACGCACAGGTAGCGCAGGCGCGGTTTGTCTTCCGGCTCTATGCCTTCAAATACCGTGGATGAAAACTTGCGCCGATGGCCGCGCACCAGCGTGGCCAGATCTTTCTGGAACTCTTGGGTAAAGCCTGGCAGGTCGGAATAACGCAGCAGATAAGCGCCATGTTTGTGGTACTGGCTGTGGGAGATGGTCAGGCCAATCTCGTGCAGCCGGCAGGCCCAGCGCAGTACATCCTCGTCCGCTGACGTATGCAGACCCCATTGATCGGCCACTTGCTGCCAGGCGGCAATGGCCGTCTGCTCAACGGCGGCACCGTGAGCCTGGTCGACGTGGTAGCGCTCCTGCAGCGCGGCAATGGTGCGTTCCCGCACATCCTCGTGCTGGATACGGCCAACGATATCGTACAGCAGCCCCTCCCGGAGAGCCCCATCTGCGAAGGTCATCGCCTGAATACCCAGTGATCGGAATGCCGCCAGCAGGATGGCAAACCCGGCCGGGAAAATGCTTTGCCGATCCTGACGAACGCCCAGGTCTGCCAGTTTTTCAACCTTGCCCATGTCGACAAGCCGTTTACGCAGCTCTTCCATTGCGTCACGGGTGAGGGTGCCATCGGTGATCTTCAGATTGGCCAGCACACTGCAGATCGCCTTGATGGATCCTGAGGAACCGACGGCACTTTGCCAGCCAACCGAGAGGTAGTGCTGGCGGATGTTCAGGAGCTCCTGTTCGGCGTGAGTGATCGCTTTGTCCATCTGCCGCCGGGTAATTTTTCCGTCCGGGAAATAGCGATTGCGAAACGACACACAGCCCATATGCAGGCTTTCCAGCTCCTGGGGCTCAAATCGCTGGCCGATGATGAATTCGGTGCTGCCGCCGCCAATATCGATGACCAGTCGCCTGCCTTCGTCATCGGCCAGAGTGTGGGAAACGCCAAGGTAGATCAGACGGGCTTCTTCCCGTCCCGCGATGATCTCAACCGGGTAACCGAGGACCTCTTCTGCCCGGGCAATGAACTCGGGGGCGTTGCGGGCCACCCTCAAAGCGTTGGTGCCGACAATCTGAACCCCCTCGGCAGGCATGCCCTGTAGGCGCTGGGCAAACCGGCTGAGACATTCCAGGGCCCTTTGCTGGGCTTCTTCCGTCAGCCGGTTATAGGGGTCAAGCCCCGCGCCCAGCTGGACCTTTTCGCCCATCTTTTCGACGGTACGAATTTCACCATGGACCAGGTGGGCTACGACCATATGAAAACTGTTGGAGCCCATATCAATGGCTGCCAGCATATCCGGGGAGGGGGCGGTGTTCTCGGCGGGGGATGCGGCCGTCACGTGGGTTGGCGTCCTGTATGGTGTGAACTTGTCGATACAATGGCCGTACTATAAAAGAAAGCGCGGTGCGCTGTCAGTAACGGTCTGCGGTGAATACGGATGCGGATCGTCGCCGACGGAAACAGATCTCGCTTCACATTGAGGCCGGCAATCGCGTAAAGTATTCGTCTAACGAAATCCGGGCAGGCGACATTCCGATGACGGTTTGTACAGCCTGCTACAGTCAACAGCGACTCCGACGCGGCTGCGTTACAGGCCCCGGAGCGCCTGAATCAGGAAAAGGTAATGAGCGGAAATATCGTTAATGTCACCGACGCTTCTTTCGAACAGGACGTACTGAAGTCCGACGTCCCGGTACTGGTCGACTACTGGGCTGAGTGGTGCGGCCCGTGCAAGATGATTGCCCCGGTTCTGGAAGAAATCGCCGACGAATACGACGGCAAGCTCAAGGTCTGCAAGCTCAACATCGACGAAAACGAACAGACCCCGCCCAAGTTCAACATCCGTGGCATCCCGACCCTCATGCTGTTCAAGAACGGCAACGTGGACGCCACCAAAGTTGGCGCTTTGTCCAAGTCACAGCTCGCCGCCTTCCTCGACAGCAACCTCTGATCCGCTGTTGAAGAAAAACCGCCCCTGAACATGGTTCACGGGCGGTTTTTTTGTGCCTCAATCACCCTCGCTGGCCGCCAGTCGAAAAGTGAGCTTTATTCCCAGGCCCTGGAGCGGTCCAGGTCCGAGTCTTTTTGCTCTACCCAGTGTTCAGTGTCTCCGGTGATTTCCTTTTTCCAGAACGGGGCTGACGTTTTCAGGGCGTCCATGATGAATTCGCAGGCTGCAAATGCATCCCCCCGGTGAGCACTGCAAACGCCAACAAACACGATCTGATCCGACAGCGCCAGCCGCCCGACCCGATGAATCACCCTCGCCTTGCGGACATCCCAGCGCTGGGAGGCGGAGTCAATCAATCCCTGAATCACCTGTTCCGTCATGCCGGGATAATGCTCCAGGAATAACCCGGTCACCCCGGACAGGTCCCCGGAGTCCCGCACCAGCCCGGAAAAGGTCGCCACCGCACCAGTGCCGGAACCGGAGGCGCGCAGCGCCTCGTATTCTGCGCCGACATCGAAATCTTCCGTCTGGATAGAAATCATTTCAACCTCCGGTCACCGGTGGAAAGAAGGCCACTTCATCGCCCGGCGTGACCGGCGTTGACGGCTTGGCCATGGCCTGGTTGACCGCCACCATGACCGGCTGGTCACCCTGCAGTTGAGCCCAGGGGCCGCCACGGGCGGCCAGTTCTGACAACACGCCCTCAACGGTTTGGCCCGGAGTTGCCGGCAACTCAAGGCTCTCGGTATCAAGCTCCTCGCGAAGCCGTGCGAAAAAGCGAACAGTCAGGTTCTGGTCAGTCATGATCAGCTCATCAGTTCAGGGTACGAGTAATACATCACCGGGTCACCGATATTGATGGTGCTGTTTTCCGGCACCACCGCCAGGCCGGAGCTCCAGCAAGCGGCACTCAGCACGCCGGAGCTCTGGTTCGGGGCAGCAGACACGGAAGCGGTGGCCCCGTTGCCTGTCTTGCGGGCGCGCACAAACTCCCGTCGGATGGACGGTGAATGGGTGGTGAAGTCTGCGGGCAGGCATTCCCCGATCGGCAGCGCGTCGGGTCGCCCCTGGCGTTTGCGAACGTAGGGCATCACGATGACCATAAAGGAAATCAGCACAGAGGCCGGGTTGCCGGGCAGCCCAAGCACCGGCGTGTCGTCAATGCTTCCGAACGCCAATGGTTTGCCAGGCTTGATGGCCATCCGCCACAAAGACAGCCGGCCGGACTCCTCGAGCACCGCGCGCACGTGGTCTTCTTCGCCCACCGACACGCCGCCACTGGTGATGATCAGGTCGGCTTTCCTCGCCGCCTCTTGCAGTGCCTGACGAGTGCCGTCGCGAGTATCCCGAACGGTCTCGCAAAGGATAGCCTCACATCCCGCCTGTGCCAGCATCCCGAGCAGGGTGTAGCGATTACTGTTGTAAATCTGGCCGGGGGCAAGCGGCTCGCCGGGTTGCACCAGTTCGTCACCGGTGCTCAGGATGGCCACCCGCAACCGGTCCAGTACCGGCACCTGTGCGATGCCCATCGAGGCCAGTAAGCCCATTTCCTGGGGGCGAATAAGGGTGCCCCGGGGCAATGCCAGCTCCCCCTGGGTGAGGTCCTGACCGCGACGACGAATGTTCTGCCCGGCGCTGACTTCGGCCACGATGAGGATGTTGTCATCGGTACGTTCCACCCGCTCCTGCATCACCACCGCAGTCGCGCCCTCCGGAATCTCCGAGCCGGTGAAGATTCGCACAGCGGTACCGGGCGCCAGTGGTTTGGGGGCCGTGCCCGCTGGCACCCGGTCAGAGACCGCCAGTGCCCGCCCGGGGGCGACGTCTGAGTGGTGCACCGCATAGCCATCCACGGCGCTGTTGTCAGCTGGGGGAACGTCCGCTGGCACATACTGGTTCTCGGCCAGGACCCGCCCCAAACACTCGCTGAGCGGCACCGCCTGGGATTGTGTGACAGCGGTGGCGCGACTCAATATGTAGTTGAGAGCGTCGTCAACAGAGATCAGGTCAGAGCCTGCCATGGTACCTCCCGGTTATTTTTCTGCGCGGTTGCCAATGACTTCCTGAAGCCGGCTGAAAGCACGCTCTGGCTTGCGCATGACCAGTCCGGAATAGTTGCAGGGGCCGTGCCGGCTGTCCAGCTGGTCTTTCAGAATGCCTTCCCAGCCAGTCCTGCAGGCACCGGTTGAACCCGGCAGGCAGAAAATGACGGTATTGTTGGCCATGCCACCGAATGACCGGGACTGAATCGTGGAAGAGCGGATTTCCAGCGCCGATAACCGGCGAAATTCCTCGCCAAAACCCTCAATGACCTTATCCAGCAGGGGCTTGACCGCTTCCGGTGTGCTGTCTCGTTCGTGAAAGCCGGTGCCGCCGGTGATGATGATCGCCTGAACGTCCTGGTCCGCAACCCATTGTGAAATAATAGCGCGTATCAGGTAAATGTCGTCCGGAAGAATCCGGCGAGACACCAGTCGGTGGCCGGCCTCAATCACGCTGTCTTCGAGGAACTGCCCGGAAGTGTCCTGCTCGAAACCCCGTGTGTCAGATACCGTCAAAATAGCAATATTCAGAGGTTTGAGTTCATTGGTAAGCTCAGTGCTCATGGCTTGGCTCCGCTCCACTGCATTCGAGATGCGTTCATCAGTAATAGTAG from the Marinobacter sp. LQ44 genome contains:
- a CDS encoding DUF2390 domain-containing protein — translated: MTVPQTESLNLPATMEPDNPLWRYALACWQNPELAEACLTLQACDWSVTRILCAGWLGVNGHLFTGVEDAKVTEWRARVTGSIRSARKSIPRHHIGCRDLREALARAELQAEQTELALAWHTLTPRHPETGNMHNRKAAIQQNLLAAAPRREADTRAPISLDTLAGLLAAAAGEPQP
- a CDS encoding ATP-binding cassette domain-containing protein, translating into MLTITDLSLQRGGVWLLENVSLTVQPGQRVAIVGANGAGKSSLFQLLLGQLAPEQGSVSLPGGCRIAHMAQEVEASQRSARDFVLDGDFELRRMERELADAEARDDHHAIARLHGELDVHEAWSAPRRAEALLRGLGFVDSDVDRPVSAFSGGWRIRLNLAQALMRPSDLLLLDEPTNHLDLDACLWLENWLRRYPGTLLFISHDRDFMDRVATHLVHFDNKKLELYTGNYSAFEVQRSERLAQQQSNYERQQARIAEIQRFIDRFKAKATKARQAQSRVKALERMERIAPAHVDSPFSFEFPMADKVSNPLLSIRNGVAGHGQTAILNNINVTLLPGSRIGLLGPNGAGKSTFMDALRGTGTLLSGERTCGEHLAIGYFAQHQLEALDLDASPFLHLQRLSPRASEQSVRNFLGGFDFHGDEALSPIRSFSGGEKARVALAVIAWQKPNLLLLDEPTNHLDLEMRQALTMALQNFDGAIVVVSHDRHLLRNTVDEFWLVSDGTVQEYDGDLEDYERWLADRRKDEDEPPKRQVAEDSDAEKKAGSAQALTADERKARKRQEAELRQKLSPWRKKQVSLEARMDQLQQQLAGVEASLGDPAVYEDSGKVRLKALLAEQTELKRALEETEAEWLEVSETVENLEAELAG
- the ppx gene encoding exopolyphosphatase, producing MTAASPAENTAPSPDMLAAIDMGSNSFHMVVAHLVHGEIRTVEKMGEKVQLGAGLDPYNRLTEEAQQRALECLSRFAQRLQGMPAEGVQIVGTNALRVARNAPEFIARAEEVLGYPVEIIAGREEARLIYLGVSHTLADDEGRRLVIDIGGGSTEFIIGQRFEPQELESLHMGCVSFRNRYFPDGKITRRQMDKAITHAEQELLNIRQHYLSVGWQSAVGSSGSIKAICSVLANLKITDGTLTRDAMEELRKRLVDMGKVEKLADLGVRQDRQSIFPAGFAILLAAFRSLGIQAMTFADGALREGLLYDIVGRIQHEDVRERTIAALQERYHVDQAHGAAVEQTAIAAWQQVADQWGLHTSADEDVLRWACRLHEIGLTISHSQYHKHGAYLLRYSDLPGFTQEFQKDLATLVRGHRRKFSSTVFEGIEPEDKPRLRYLCVLLRMAVLIQHPRNLEEPPEFVLHGHENRLVVEFPEGWLDNRPLTLADLENERDYLAKQDFTLEIGTR
- the trxA gene encoding thioredoxin TrxA yields the protein MSGNIVNVTDASFEQDVLKSDVPVLVDYWAEWCGPCKMIAPVLEEIADEYDGKLKVCKLNIDENEQTPPKFNIRGIPTLMLFKNGNVDATKVGALSKSQLAAFLDSNL
- a CDS encoding molybdenum cofactor biosynthesis protein MoaE, producing the protein MISIQTEDFDVGAEYEALRASGSGTGAVATFSGLVRDSGDLSGVTGLFLEHYPGMTEQVIQGLIDSASQRWDVRKARVIHRVGRLALSDQIVFVGVCSAHRGDAFAACEFIMDALKTSAPFWKKEITGDTEHWVEQKDSDLDRSRAWE
- the moaD gene encoding molybdopterin converting factor subunit 1 is translated as MTDQNLTVRFFARLREELDTESLELPATPGQTVEGVLSELAARGGPWAQLQGDQPVMVAVNQAMAKPSTPVTPGDEVAFFPPVTGG
- the glp gene encoding gephyrin-like molybdotransferase Glp, with the translated sequence MAGSDLISVDDALNYILSRATAVTQSQAVPLSECLGRVLAENQYVPADVPPADNSAVDGYAVHHSDVAPGRALAVSDRVPAGTAPKPLAPGTAVRIFTGSEIPEGATAVVMQERVERTDDNILIVAEVSAGQNIRRRGQDLTQGELALPRGTLIRPQEMGLLASMGIAQVPVLDRLRVAILSTGDELVQPGEPLAPGQIYNSNRYTLLGMLAQAGCEAILCETVRDTRDGTRQALQEAARKADLIITSGGVSVGEEDHVRAVLEESGRLSLWRMAIKPGKPLAFGSIDDTPVLGLPGNPASVLISFMVIVMPYVRKRQGRPDALPIGECLPADFTTHSPSIRREFVRARKTGNGATASVSAAPNQSSGVLSAACWSSGLAVVPENSTINIGDPVMYYSYPELMS